DNA from Flavobacterium aestivum:
TTTCAATACTAATTAATAAAAACATAGACTTATTTCAATATGAGTATAGAAAAAATTACACATAGGTTATGTAAATACATGGAATACAAAGGATTGAATCCTAACAATATTACCGTTGACGCAGGCTTATCTGTAGGATTAATTGGTAAAGCCATTAAGAATTCAGCTGGTTTGAACTCAGATACTATAGAAAAAATTCTACATTCTTATATAGACTTAAATCCTATTTGGTTTGTTTTAGGAGAGGGTGAGATGTTAAAACCAAATGTGCAGGATATGTCACACTTTGAAAATGTCACAAAAACTGTCACATTTTCGGAAGAAACGAAAAATAAAGAAAATGTATCACTTTTAGTAAATGAGGACAAATCTGTTTTGTCTAGCAAAATGCCAAAGATTGTTACTGTAAGTGAAAGCGGGAAGGATAATGTAGTACTGGTACCTACTAAAGCTGCAGCTGGGTATTTATTAGGTTATGGAGATCCACACTTTGTACAGACATTACCAACCTTTAGTTTGCCAAATATTCAGAATGGTACTTTTAGAATGTTTCAAGTATCAGGTCATTCTATGTATCCAACTTTAAACGATGGGTCTTATGTAGTTGGTGAATGGGTAGAGAATTGGATTAAAGACATAAAAGACAATCGTATATATGTGATTGTCAGTAATGATGGTATTCTTGTTAAGCGTGTTTTAAACCGTTTGAAAAAATATGACAATTTATATTTGAAATCAGATAATAGAAAGGAGTATCCTAATATATCTCTAGAGACATATCATATAAAAGAAGTCTGGGCTGTAAAAATGCACCTTTCTTTTGAATTACCTGACCCAACCGTATTATATGACCGTGTAGGGGACTTAGAAGCTGAAATCGACCATATAAAATCACTTTTAAAAAGCAAAAATTAAACCATTCATTTGACTAACTTTAATTTTCGACCTTTTTTATTAAAGAAGAATTAAACCTTTTTAAACCTTTTTTAGTATTAATGTCTTAGTTTATAGTGTATGTTTGGTATTGCCCCTAATAATCCGTTGCTTTATAGTGACTTCCAGGCTTTTTATATAATAACCTTTGCCAAGAATGGCATAGATAATTCCTCTTTTTTTTAATTCTTCATAGGCTTGTAATACCGTGTCTCGAGATAAAGAAAAGGCTATGCAGACTTTATTTATAGAAGGTAATTTTTCATCTTTTTTCAGTTTTTTATCCTCGATTGCTTTTTCAACAGAGTAAACTATTTGTTTGTATTTAGGTATTCCTAGATTATTCTGAATTGAGATTATTTTCATAAAATAATATTTTTTTGCAATATACGAAAAAAAACCGGTAGGTACCGGTATGCAGTACAGTCTGATTGTTATATTTTTGGATTTCATTTTTCACAAACAAACAATGGAAATAAAAAACATACCGCATTTTATTATGGATTCTACAGCAGAATTGTTTGGAATATTGCCTAATGACGTTGCTGTTCATTCTTATGAATTAGTTAATAAAAATGGAATGCAAGTAAAAATTATTAATTATGGAGCGACAGTGACATCATTAAAAATTCCATTGGAAGATGATAAAACAGTTGATGTTGTTTTAGGATTTGACAATTTAGAGGCATACCTAAAATCATTCGATTTAGAAAGTGCACCATATTTGGGAGCAACGGTTGGCAGATATGCAGGTCGCATCAATAATGGTACTTTTGAACTGAATGGTAAAGTATATGGTCTGAATATCAATAACAATAAACATGCTCTTCATGGCGGTTTTTTAGGTTTCAGTAAAGTGGTTTGGGAAGTTAAAGCCATAAAGCAAGAGGATAATCCATCGATAACTTTAGTGTATGAAAGTCAAAATAATGACGAAAATTATCCGGGAGATTTATCAGTAGAGTTAACATATAAGTTGTCTGAAGAAAATGAATTGATTATTGAATATCGTGCTACATCTACAGAAGATACAATTGTAAACCTAACCCATCACAGTTATTTTAATTTAGATGGGCACAATTCAGATGTTTCTAACTTAGAAATGAGTGTGAATTCTAAAGAAATTTTAGAAACTACAGATGAGAATATCCCAACTGGTAAGTTTTTAGATGTTACTAATTCATTTTTTGATTTTTCATCATTCAAAAATTGCCCAGCTAAAATTGATACTACTTTTATTTTAAATCAAGGAAAGGATTTAGCAGCTTCTCTTTTTAGCAAAAAGAACAAGTTAAAAATGTCTGTTTATACAGATCAACCAGCTGTTCATGTTTATGTTGGAGGAAATTGTGAAGACATTCATGGAAAAGAAGATGTGTTTTACCATTCTTTAAGTGGTATTTGTTTTGAAACCCAGAATTTTCCGGATGCTCCTAATCACAAGCATTTCCCGAGTTCAGTTCTAAAGAAGAACGCAGTCTATGAGCATAAAACCACATATAAATTTGAAATTCTTTAAAATAAACTAACCACTAAACTATTACTGAAAAATTTCTATGAAAAAAATAATACTTCTATTAGCACTTACAACCTTGTTTTGTGAAGCTAATGCGCAAGATGGACAAATTCAGATTGAAACTCAAAGTACTGCTTTGATTTTGAAAGCAGGAAAGAATGGCTTGCTTTATCAAGCCTATTTGGGAACAAAGCTAAAAGGGAATTCAGGATACAATACACTTTCAAAGGAAAACACAAAAACATTTGTTATAAATGATGGAAATCCGTTGGTTAATTTAAGGCACCAAGCGTATCCAACATATGGAACTGACAACTTATTTGAGTCTGCTATTAGAATGACTCATAATGATGGGAATCCATCTCTGGAATTAACGTATGTAAGTCATCGTACAGAAAAAATTGATGCTAATACCACAGAAACTATTATAAAACTAAAAGACCAAGTGTATCCAGTAGAAGTGACGCTTCATTATAAAGCTTTTTACAATGAAAACGTGATTGAGCAATGGACAGAAATTCAGCATCACGAAAAGAAACCGGTTATGTTATATAACTATGCGTCTTCTATGTTGCATTTTGATGCAGATCGCTATTGGTTAACTCAATTTCATGGAGATTGGGCCAAAGAAGTTCGCATGCAGGAAAGTGAATTGACTAGCGGTACGAAAGTTATTGACTCAAAATTAGGAGTTCGTAACAATATGTACCAAACACCAGTTTTCTTTTTATCTCTTAACTCTAAAGCCGATGAAAATTCAGGAGAACTTGTGGCAGGAACGATTGCATGGTCGGGAAATTTTAAGTTAGCTTTTGAGTTAGACAATAAAAATTCACTTAGAATAAGTTCAGGGATAAACCCATTTGCTTCAGAATACAGTCTTCAGCCAGAAAAAGTATTTACTACACCTTCATTTATTTATACTTTTTCTAATAAAGGAAAAGGGCAGGCGAGTAGAAACTTACATACATGGGCTAGAAAATATGGAATTAAAGATGGTGAAAAAACCCGTTTGACATTGTTAAACAATTGGGAAACGACCTTTTTTAATTTTGATGAAAAGAAATTGACAGATATGTTTACGGATTCAAAAACGCTAGGTGTTGACATGTTCTTATTAGATGATGGTTGGTTTGGGAATAAATATCCTAGAAGTGGAGATAAATCCGGTCTAGGAGATTGGCAAGCTACTAAAACAAAATTGCCTAATGGTATTGGTTTCTTGATGCAAGAAGCTGAGAAAACAGGAATAAAATTCGGAATTTGGATCGAGCCGGAGATGGTTAATCCTAAGAGTGAATTATATGAAAAACATCCGGATTGGGTTTTAAAATTGCCTAATAGACCAGAAAGTTATTATCGTACTCAATTGGTTCTGGATTTATGTAATCCGCAAGTGCAAGATTTTGTATTCAAAACTGTAGATGACATTATGCAAACTAATTCAGGTGTAGCCTTTTTTAAATGGGACTGTAACCGAATGATGACTAGCGCCTATTCAACTTATCTTAAGAATCAACAATCACATTTATTTATTGAATATACAAACGGTTTATATAAAGTTTTAGACCGAATTAAAACAAAATATCCGAATCTGCCTATGATGCTTTGCTCAGGTGGAGGAGGAAGAACGGATTATGCTTTCCTGAAATATTTTACAGAGTTTTGGGCAAGTGATAATACAGATCCGTACAATAGAGTCTTCATACAATGGGGGTATTCTCAGTTCTTTCCAGCCTTTTCAATTTGTAATCACGTAACATCATGGGGTAATCAATCCATTAAGTTCAAAACCGACGTTGCCATGATGGGTAAATTAGGATTTGATATTAATGTGAAAGAACTTAAAGAGAAAGAACTGAAGTACTGCCAGGATGCTGTTGCTAATTATAAGCGATTGAGTCCAGTAATTTGGCATGGTGACATGTACAGAATTATCTCTCCTTATGATGAAAGCCGTGCAGTATTGATGTATGTTAACGAGGCAAAAAGTAAGGCAGTGATGTTTTCTTATACATTACATCCGCTTTATGATCCACAATATAACGCTGTTCGCTTTCAAGGTTTAGATCCAAATAAAACTTATAAAGTAGAGGAAATAAACTTGATGCCAGAAGGCAAAAAATCTTTCGAAGAATCTGGGGAATCATTTACAGGAGATTATTTAATGAATGTTGGTTTACGAGTTTCTTCATCTAAGGTAGAAACGAGTGTTGTTCTAGAAGTTACGGAAATATAGTGAAATGACTGAGATCAAGTTGTTTGACTTCGTAAGCAGATAATTTTTAAAAATAAAAGAGGGATAGTGCAAAAGATTAAAAATGAAGAAAGTTTTATCAAGCTTTTGATTAAATTTAAATAAATGAATGATATATTAATAAAAAAAACAACTGCCTTTTTCGAAGAAACTTTTAGCTCTTCACCTGAAAAAATGGTGCTTTCTCCAGGGAGAATAAACATTATAGGCGAACATATTGATTATAATGACGGATATGTTTTACCTGCGGCAATTGATAAAATCATCTGTTTTGCTTTCGAAAAAAACAATTCAAAACAATCCAAAATAATTGCTATAGATTTGGATGATGAATTTGAAATTGATCTTACAAAGACCGTTGAATTAGATGAAAAAGTTTGGACCAATTATTTCCGAGGAGTTATTAATCAATTGAAGATAAGTGGATTTTCTTTTGAAGGATTCAATTGTGTTTTTAGCAGTAATATTCCGGTTGGTTCAGGATTGTCCTCTTCTGCAGCTTTAGAATGTGGCTTTCTATATGGAATTAATTCTCTTTTTAATTTGAACATAAAACCAATCGATATTGCCTTAATGAGTCAAAAGGCAGAGCATTGGGTTGGTATCAATTGCGGAATAATGGATCAGTTTTCGAGCGTTATGGGCTTAGAGAATAAAGTTATAAAGATTGATTGCAAGACATTAGATTTTGAATATCATGATGCCAATTTCAATGATTATTCTTTGATTTTATTTGATAGTAATGTTAAGCATTCATTGTTTACCTCGGCTTATAACACAAGAAGAGAGGAATGTGATGAAGGACTTTCAATAATCAAAAAACATTTCCCGGAAATAAACAGTTTTAGAGATTGTTCGGAAAAACATGTGCTGAGTTTGGAAGATAAAATGAGTTCAGAAGTATTTAAAAGAAGTCATTTTGTAGTAAAAGAAATAGGACGTGTCACAAAAGCATGCGAAGCATTAGATAAAGGAGAAATCGAAGTTTTAGGACAACTGATGTTTGAAACGCATCATGGGTTATCGTCAGAGTATGAAGTAAGTTGTGCCGAGTTAGACTTTTTGGTGGATACTGCAAAGAAAGAAAACTCAGTAATAGGATCTAGATTAATGGGAGGCGGCTTTGGTGGTTGTACCATAAACTTGATTCAGAAAGGGCAGGAAGATATTATAAAAGCAAAAGTCTCTAAATTGTATTTTGAGACTTTTAATATAGAATTGAAAATTTATGATGTAAAGATTGGAAATGGTACATCATTGTATAATAGGAATTAAATGAAGAATTTTGATATAAATGAAGATCCGCACAGACGCTTTAACCCATTAATTAACGAATGGGTTTTGGTTTCACCACATCGTGCGAAACGTCCTTGGCAAGGACAAAACGAAGCTGTTGCTTTTGAAACATTGCCTGAATATGACCCAGAATGTTATTTATGTGCAGGGAATGTCCGAGCTAATGGGATGGTAAATCCTGCGTATGAAGATTGTTTTGTTTTTGAAAATGATTTTGCTGCCTTAAAGCAGGATGAAATAGCATTTGAAGTAGAAACAAAAGACCCAATTTCTGGAGAGCAAGCGAAGCCAACTTTTTTCAAGGCACAACCAGAGAGAGGTATTTCGAGAGTGGTATGTTTTTCACCAAAACATAATTTGACATTACCAGAGATGAGCGTCAAGGCTATTGAAAATATTATTCATACTTGGCAAATGGAATATACCTCTTTGGGGAAAATAGATTATATCAATCACGTTCAGATTTTTGAAAACAAAGGAAGTATCATGGGGTGCAGTAATCCGCATCCTCATGGGCAAATTTGGGCGCAGTCGTCCTTGCCAACTTCAGTAGAAAAAACACAGAATAATCTAAAAGCCTATTATGATAAATATGGCAGCAATCTTTTGCAGGATTATTTGCAGGAAGAGTTGAGGCTGAATGAAAGAATTGTTATTGAGAACGATCATTTTGTGGCTTTAGTTCCTTTTTGGGCCATTTGGCCTTTTGAAACTATGATTATCAGCAAACGTCATATTTTGAAAATTACGGATTTTACAGCAGCAGAAACTTATGCTTTTGCAACAATCCTAAAACAATTAACCACTAAATACGATAATCTTTTTAAGACATCGTTTCCATACTCATCAGGAATTCATCAAGCTCCAACAGATGGTGAGTTACATTCGGAATGGCAATTTCATATGCATTTTTATCCACCATTATTACGTTCAGCATCAGTAAAGAAGTTTATGGTAGGTTATGAAATGCTTGGCGAATCACAAAGAGATATCACACCGGAAAAAAGTGTTGAAATCTTAAAGAGTCAGTCCGAAATTCATTATAAACAATTAGTATAATTTAAAATTTAACCAAAAGAACAAACCAATGAAAACATTGCAATTATATGATTACCTAGTTTTTTTATTTTATTTCTTTGTAGTCGCAGGATATGGATATTCGGTTTATAGACGTAAGAAGAGTGCTAAATTAACTGCCTCTCACGACTATTTTTTGGCTGAGGGATCTTTGACTTGGTGGGCTATCGGAACTTCATTGATAGCTTCGAACATTTCTTCTGAACAGTTTATAGCCATGTCTGGAAATGGTTTCAAAATGGGATTAGCTATCGCTACTTATGAGTGGATGGCTGCAGCCACACTGATAATTGTCGCTATCTTTTTTATTCCAGTTTACTTAAAGAATAAAATCTATACGATGCCTCAGTTTTTGAGCGAAAGATACAATGGAAGCGTTGCCATGATTATGGCTGTTTTCTGGTTGCTATTGTATGTAATTGTAAACTTAACTTCAATACTTTATTTGGGGGCATTGGCCATTAATGGAATTTCCGGTATTAATGTTGATTTGTGCATGTATGGATTGGCATTTTTTGCAATTATAATTGCTTTGGGAGGAATGAAAGTGATTGGATATACTGATGTTATTCAGGTTGTGTTTTTGATTTTTGGAGGTTTGGTAACAACTTATTTAGCCTTAGACAAAGTGGCCGAATTAAACGGACAAAGCGGTATGGTAAATGGATTCAATTACATGATGAATCAATCTGGAGATCATTTTCATATGATATTCAAAAAAGACAACGCAAACTTTCCTAGTTTACCGGGATTAACAGTATTGTTTGGAGGTATGTGGATCGTGAATTTAAATTACTGGGGTTGTAATCAATATATTACTCAAAGAGCTTTGGGGGCTGATTTAAAAACAGCACGTGGTGGAATTTTGTTTGCTGCTTTCTTAAAATTATTGATGCCAGTTATAGTTGTTTTACCAGGTATTGCCGCTTACGTAATTCATATGAAAGGCGGATTGCAAACAGAATTGTTAGGAGCAGATGGTGTATTGAACCCAGACAGAGCTTATCCTGTATTACTAAACTTATTACCAGTTGGATTAAAAGGACTTTCTTTTGCAGCACTGACCGCAGCAGTTGTTGCGTCATTGGCAGGGAAAGTAAACAGTATTTCGACCATTTTTACTTTGGATATCTTCAAGAAAAAAATTCAAGTAGATGCCAGCGAAAAGAAAATGGTACGAGTAGGGAAAATAACTGTTGTTGTGGCTATGTTAATTGCAGTTGTAATTGCACCTTTTTTAGGAATTGATAAAAAAGGAGGATTTGAATTTATTCAGGAATATACCGGATTTGTAAGTCCTGGTATTTTCGCGATGTTTATTATGGGATTCTTCTGGAAAAAGACCAGTTCAAACGCAGCAATGTTTGCTACAATAGGAGGTTTTGTATTATCAGTATTTTTTAAATTCTTGCCAAGATTTATGAATTTAGAATTTTTGAATAGTACCGGATTTGCTGTTTTGGTAGAGCAAAAGGATAAAACAATGGCTTATGAAATTCCTTTTATTGATAGAATGGGGTTTGTATTTGCAATATGCGTTTTATTGATGATTGTGATTAGTATAATCGATAACAGGAGAGGTGTTGCTGTAAAAGGATTAGAAGTAGATACAAAAATGTTTAAGATCAACAACGGTTTCGCCGTAGGTTGTATGATTATAACCGGGATTCTAGTCGCGTTATATTCAATTTTTTGGTAAGAAAGTTTTAAGTTAGTTATTTTTGATTTGTTTGAAAAGTGTGAAGTCAATTTATTTGATTTCACATTTTTTTTATAACATAGGTCACAATTCCCCAAATGATTAATTGATTTTCTTCGGTTACCTTTATGGGTTGGTAATTTGGGTTTTCGGGCATGAGATAAAGACAATCAGTTTCTAGCTTAATGCGTTTTACGGTAAATTCACCATCAATAAAGCAAATTGCTATTTTGTTGTTTTGTGGTTCTAAACTTCGGTCAACAACCAATACGTCTCTGTCATTTATTCCCGCATCTATCATAGAATTTCCGTTGACTCTGATATAAAATGTTGCCAAAGGATTTTCACTTAATGCGGTGTTTAAGTCAATATTGGTTTCCATAAAGTCTGCTGCTGGCGATGGAAATCCTGCCGAAACACCATCTGGAATGAAAGGAATTTTCAACTCACTTTCAAAGTCAGGTAGAAAAAAGGTTAGCTTTTGGTTTTTGTTTATTGACATTTTATTTCGAGAATCTCTTTAAAATCAGTAGTGTATTTTGGAGATAAATAATTTTGGTTCATATTCCAGGTTAGACTCAAATTTTGGGTAGCCAGCTTTACTTTGGTACTTCCAATTTTTACATTGAGTTGATCCATTACTTTCATCAAAGCCAAATGTTTTGGGTTTTCCTCTTCAAACAATTGCAATTGCTTTTTGTCTTCGTCAATGAGTTCGGTGAGAATCACTCCAGCTTTTTTGAATTTTATATCACCATTTCCATTATGCAGTTTCTTTAGCATTTCTATTGCTGCATTTGCTATTGTTATGGTAGAGTTTGTTGCAAATGGTAAAGTCACAGCCATATTAAAATAATACTTTGAAGTTTGCACCGTGTGTTTGTCTACTACCAGCATTACAATTATAGTGTGACAACAGGATTTTTGTTTTCGCAATTTCTCTGCACAAACAGCTGCAAAAGTAGCAACACGTTCTCTCAATGAATCAAAATCCGAAATTTGCTTAGGAAAACTTCTTGTGGTAGCAATACTTTTCTTTTGGTCATGAATGGGTTCTAAACCCAAAACGGATTTTCCCTCTAATTCGCATTTTAGGCGAAGACCAATAACTCCCATTTCTTTTCTGATCCAATTCTCATGTTGAGGTGCAATAAAATCCAGTGCAGTTTTAATATTGCGTATTCTTGCTTTTTTGATGGTTCTGTATCCAATACCCCAAACATCTTCTATTTTGGTCCATTTTAATGCTTTGATTCGCTTTTCGTCGGTGTCAATTACATAAACGCCTTGAGTTTTATCTTCAAATTTCTTGGCAATTTTGTTGGCAACTTTAGACAAAGCTTTTGTTGGTGCAAATCCGATACATGTTGGGATTCCCACCCATTTTTGTACACGGCTTTTCATCTGGATGCCATAATTATGATAATCCAAAATAGTAAGACCGTCAAAGTTTAGAAAAGCTTCGTCAATACTATAAATTTCTACATTAGGAGTAAACTGTTCTAAGATTGACATTACCCGATTGCTCAAATCGCCATAAAGAGGATAATTAGACGAAAATAACTTTACGTTTTTTTCTTTTACTAATTCTCTGATTTTAAATGTTGGCGCTCCCATAGGGATTCCTACGGCTTTGGCTTCTTCACTTCTGGAAATTACACAGCCGTCGTTGTTTGATAATATGGCAACAGGCTTTCCTACGAATTGAGGTTGAAAGACCCTTTCGCATGAAGCATAAAAATTATTACAATCAACTAAAGCATACATGACACAAAATTACTCATTAGGAACAGATGTGAGTTCGTAACAAAAGTTTATTTTGAGGATTGTTGATAAGTAGTTTTTGGAGCTATTTCCTGCTGTACGTTACAATCTTTTGGGTCGAACCCCGACCCAAAAGGATTTTCACTACCATCAGGGCTAGTCAATAGCTATTTGAATTCAATGAAATTTCAGATTATTTGCAACCATCAATTCCACAACTATCAGCATTGGTTGTGTTTTGAAGAATAATTTTCGAATTAAAATTTCCGTCTTCCCATGCTTTTTCCAATGTTTTTAAGAATGTTTCCGGGTGTTGTGCTCCAGAAACGGCATACTTATTATCAAAAACAAAAAAGGGCACACCCGTTACACCAATGGCTTGTGCTTCATCTTGATCTTGAATGACCTCGCTGGTATATAAATTAGAATTCAATACGTTGTCTATCTCTTCTTTTTTTAGACCAACTTCCAAACCAAGATTCGTTAATGTTGCCAGATCATTAACATCTTTACCTTGGGTAAAATAGGCTTTAAACAATAGCTCTTCGAATGCATCGCCGAAATCGTATTTTTTGGCTAAATGAGAAAGTCGATGAGCATTGAGCGAATTGGCAAGAATTACGTTCTCAAAATGATAATCCAAACCTACTGCTTTTGCTTGTTGCGTAACACTATCATGCATGGCAACAGACCAATCTCTGTCGCGATTGTATTTTTTGGCTAAGTGATCTATAGTATTGTCTCCAGATTTAGGATTTGATGTTGGGTCTAATTGAAAACTTTTCCATTCAATTGTCACAGCATCTTTGTTTTCAAATTGTGACAAAGCCTCTTCGAATTTTCTTTTTCCAATATAGCAAAACGGACACATTACATCCGACCAGATTTGTATTTTTAGTTTATTATCCATTGTCTGCATTTTTATTTGGCAAGCCAAATGATTTTTTGAAATGCAAAATTAAACAATTCAGTATGAGACTCTTTTTGTTTTAGGATTTTATTGGGAATTTGGACTTTATGATAAAGCCTTTCATGGCTTTTTTTCGCTTATATATCATAGGTTTCAGATAATTTTGTATTAATTTTTATTGTTCTGTTATTCTAAATTTGATATCCACTTTATGAATTTATTGTACTGAAAACTGTCTTTTCAGATGGATATGGCATTTTTTTAGACAAAAAGCTAAGAAGTGTTCTCTGCATAGTGCGGATTATTGTAATTATAAAAAAGATAGAATGCAATTCAGATTATTTGAAAAACCAGTTTATGTAAACAGACGTTCCGTTTTAAAAACAAATGTAGGGTCTGGTTTAATCGTTTTAATGGGCAATGAGGAAAGTAGTATGAACTACGAACACAATTGGTATCCATACAGACAAGATAGTAGTTTCCTTTATTATTTTGGGTTAAACACAACTGGACTAGCTGCCGTTATTGATGTTGAAAGCGGTGAAGAAATCATTTTTGGTAATGAACTAACGATTGATGATATTGTTTGGACTGGACCTTTACCTTCTATCAGCGAAATGGCATTAGAAGTTGGTGTAACTGTTACTCGGCCATATAACGCTATCGAGCAGACAATACGTTCTGCTTTGGCTTCTGGTAGAAAAGTTCATATTTTACCTCCATACCGCCCAGAAAATAAAATTAAATTATCTGAATGGTTTCGTGTACCGGTTAGTGGTTTATCCGAGTTAGTTTCGGTTACCTTAATTAAAGCAATTGTAAATCAACGTTCTTATAAAGAGGCTCGAGAAGTTGCCGAAATGCATCAAGCTACATTGACTAGTGGGAAAATGCACTTGGCTGCCATGCGTTATGCAAGACCAGGAATGAAAGAATATGAAGTGATGGCTAAAGTAAAAGAAGTAGCTTATGCAAATAATAGTGCTATTTCATTCAATCCAATTGTGACCATACACGGAGAAACATTGCATAATCTGTATAGTGCTAATACTATTCGCGAGGGCCAAATGATTTTATGTGATGCAGGTGCTAGTAATGATATGAACTATGCAGGGGACCTTACTTGTACTTTTCCGGTTGGAGCAAAATTTACTTCAAAACAAAAAGATGTTTACGAAATAGTCTTGAATTCTCATAATACAGCAATTTCCATGTTGAAACCAGGCGTATTGTATAAAGATGTTTATTTAACCGCCTGTCAAAAAATTGTTGAAGGTATGCAATCGCTTGGTTTAATGAAAGGAAATGCTCAAGATGCTGTTGCCGCAGGAGCACATGCATTGTTCTTTCAATGTGGGTTAGGTCATATGATAGGTTTGGATGTTCACGATATGGAAGATTTGGGTGAACAATATGTGGG
Protein-coding regions in this window:
- a CDS encoding alpha-galactosidase; the encoded protein is MKKIILLLALTTLFCEANAQDGQIQIETQSTALILKAGKNGLLYQAYLGTKLKGNSGYNTLSKENTKTFVINDGNPLVNLRHQAYPTYGTDNLFESAIRMTHNDGNPSLELTYVSHRTEKIDANTTETIIKLKDQVYPVEVTLHYKAFYNENVIEQWTEIQHHEKKPVMLYNYASSMLHFDADRYWLTQFHGDWAKEVRMQESELTSGTKVIDSKLGVRNNMYQTPVFFLSLNSKADENSGELVAGTIAWSGNFKLAFELDNKNSLRISSGINPFASEYSLQPEKVFTTPSFIYTFSNKGKGQASRNLHTWARKYGIKDGEKTRLTLLNNWETTFFNFDEKKLTDMFTDSKTLGVDMFLLDDGWFGNKYPRSGDKSGLGDWQATKTKLPNGIGFLMQEAEKTGIKFGIWIEPEMVNPKSELYEKHPDWVLKLPNRPESYYRTQLVLDLCNPQVQDFVFKTVDDIMQTNSGVAFFKWDCNRMMTSAYSTYLKNQQSHLFIEYTNGLYKVLDRIKTKYPNLPMMLCSGGGGRTDYAFLKYFTEFWASDNTDPYNRVFIQWGYSQFFPAFSICNHVTSWGNQSIKFKTDVAMMGKLGFDINVKELKEKELKYCQDAVANYKRLSPVIWHGDMYRIISPYDESRAVLMYVNEAKSKAVMFSYTLHPLYDPQYNAVRFQGLDPNKTYKVEEINLMPEGKKSFEESGESFTGDYLMNVGLRVSSSKVETSVVLEVTEI
- a CDS encoding sodium/sugar symporter; protein product: MKTLQLYDYLVFLFYFFVVAGYGYSVYRRKKSAKLTASHDYFLAEGSLTWWAIGTSLIASNISSEQFIAMSGNGFKMGLAIATYEWMAAATLIIVAIFFIPVYLKNKIYTMPQFLSERYNGSVAMIMAVFWLLLYVIVNLTSILYLGALAINGISGINVDLCMYGLAFFAIIIALGGMKVIGYTDVIQVVFLIFGGLVTTYLALDKVAELNGQSGMVNGFNYMMNQSGDHFHMIFKKDNANFPSLPGLTVLFGGMWIVNLNYWGCNQYITQRALGADLKTARGGILFAAFLKLLMPVIVVLPGIAAYVIHMKGGLQTELLGADGVLNPDRAYPVLLNLLPVGLKGLSFAALTAAVVASLAGKVNSISTIFTLDIFKKKIQVDASEKKMVRVGKITVVVAMLIAVVIAPFLGIDKKGGFEFIQEYTGFVSPGIFAMFIMGFFWKKTSSNAAMFATIGGFVLSVFFKFLPRFMNLEFLNSTGFAVLVEQKDKTMAYEIPFIDRMGFVFAICVLLMIVISIIDNRRGVAVKGLEVDTKMFKINNGFAVGCMIITGILVALYSIFW
- a CDS encoding UDP-glucose--hexose-1-phosphate uridylyltransferase → MKNFDINEDPHRRFNPLINEWVLVSPHRAKRPWQGQNEAVAFETLPEYDPECYLCAGNVRANGMVNPAYEDCFVFENDFAALKQDEIAFEVETKDPISGEQAKPTFFKAQPERGISRVVCFSPKHNLTLPEMSVKAIENIIHTWQMEYTSLGKIDYINHVQIFENKGSIMGCSNPHPHGQIWAQSSLPTSVEKTQNNLKAYYDKYGSNLLQDYLQEELRLNERIVIENDHFVALVPFWAIWPFETMIISKRHILKITDFTAAETYAFATILKQLTTKYDNLFKTSFPYSSGIHQAPTDGELHSEWQFHMHFYPPLLRSASVKKFMVGYEMLGESQRDITPEKSVEILKSQSEIHYKQLV
- a CDS encoding S24 family peptidase, which codes for MSIEKITHRLCKYMEYKGLNPNNITVDAGLSVGLIGKAIKNSAGLNSDTIEKILHSYIDLNPIWFVLGEGEMLKPNVQDMSHFENVTKTVTFSEETKNKENVSLLVNEDKSVLSSKMPKIVTVSESGKDNVVLVPTKAAAGYLLGYGDPHFVQTLPTFSLPNIQNGTFRMFQVSGHSMYPTLNDGSYVVGEWVENWIKDIKDNRIYVIVSNDGILVKRVLNRLKKYDNLYLKSDNRKEYPNISLETYHIKEVWAVKMHLSFELPDPTVLYDRVGDLEAEIDHIKSLLKSKN
- a CDS encoding GntR family transcriptional regulator, with amino-acid sequence MKIISIQNNLGIPKYKQIVYSVEKAIEDKKLKKDEKLPSINKVCIAFSLSRDTVLQAYEELKKRGIIYAILGKGYYIKSLEVTIKQRIIRGNTKHTL
- the galK gene encoding galactokinase; the encoded protein is MNDILIKKTTAFFEETFSSSPEKMVLSPGRINIIGEHIDYNDGYVLPAAIDKIICFAFEKNNSKQSKIIAIDLDDEFEIDLTKTVELDEKVWTNYFRGVINQLKISGFSFEGFNCVFSSNIPVGSGLSSSAALECGFLYGINSLFNLNIKPIDIALMSQKAEHWVGINCGIMDQFSSVMGLENKVIKIDCKTLDFEYHDANFNDYSLILFDSNVKHSLFTSAYNTRREECDEGLSIIKKHFPEINSFRDCSEKHVLSLEDKMSSEVFKRSHFVVKEIGRVTKACEALDKGEIEVLGQLMFETHHGLSSEYEVSCAELDFLVDTAKKENSVIGSRLMGGGFGGCTINLIQKGQEDIIKAKVSKLYFETFNIELKIYDVKIGNGTSLYNRN
- a CDS encoding aldose epimerase family protein is translated as MEIKNIPHFIMDSTAELFGILPNDVAVHSYELVNKNGMQVKIINYGATVTSLKIPLEDDKTVDVVLGFDNLEAYLKSFDLESAPYLGATVGRYAGRINNGTFELNGKVYGLNINNNKHALHGGFLGFSKVVWEVKAIKQEDNPSITLVYESQNNDENYPGDLSVELTYKLSEENELIIEYRATSTEDTIVNLTHHSYFNLDGHNSDVSNLEMSVNSKEILETTDENIPTGKFLDVTNSFFDFSSFKNCPAKIDTTFILNQGKDLAASLFSKKNKLKMSVYTDQPAVHVYVGGNCEDIHGKEDVFYHSLSGICFETQNFPDAPNHKHFPSSVLKKNAVYEHKTTYKFEIL